CGACACAAATTAAAAATCATGCGAGTAACGGCTTCGTATGCCGATCCGTATAGCGATAACAGTATCCTAGTTATGTCACTAGGACTCCATGGAATTAAGGGGAAAGCAGCATGGGACGAAGCAGACGTCGACGATTTTCTCAAGGAGCTGGTCACTCTAAAGTACTTTCCGGACGGGGACGAAATCGAAAAAGTGTTCGTACAGCCCGGTCTTCTGAGGGGAAACATCGGGAATCTTTTAAGAGCCACGGCCAGCTTTGTGCATCAAACACTCGTTCACGCAAACCTCAACCTCTACACGCTGAGCAATGTTCTGGAAGCTCTGTGCCGGCACCCAGAGCTGACAGTTCAGATCTGCAAAGCGTTTGAGCAAAAATTCCATCCCGAGCAAACAAATCAAGATGAGTACCGTCGCTCTAGAGAGAAGTTCATGATGCTCGTTAACCATCTAGACACAGGAAATGAACTCTATGATACTAGGCGAAAAAACATCCTGAAACAGGCAATGCATTTTGTCGACTATTGTCTTAAGCACAACTTCTATCGAAATAACAAAAGTGCCCTTTGCTTTCGCTTGGACCCAAAATATCTTAACTATGTTCCCTATAACCGGCGGGAAAAATTCCCAGAACTCCCCTATGGAATTTTCTTTATGCAAGGAATGCATTTCATTGGGTTTCACATCCGATTTAAGGACCTTTCAAGAGGAGGTCTACGCACGGTATTTCCTCAACGATATGAACAGATGATCACCGAAAGAAACAACGTCTTTTTGGAATGCTATAACCTTGCCCTTACACAACAGAAAAAAAATAAAGATATTCCCGAAGGAGGATCTAAAGGAGTTGTTTTCCTTGAACCCTACGACCAGCTCCTCACCGAAGTTCAAATCTATCGAAAAGAATTGAAGGCTGCAGGACTTGAAGAAGGAGAGATCGAGGAAACAATCAAAATCTACAAGACAGAGCAAAAGGTTGAGTATCTCTACCAAACACAACGATCCTTTGTTCATAGTTTTCTGACCGTAGTGAATTGCCTTGAAGACGGAACGCTAAAAGCTAAGCACATCGTCGACTACTGGAAAAAACCTGAGTATATTTATCTTGGTCCAGATGAGAATATGCATAATATCATGATTGATTGGATCGCCAGCACTAGCAAGCGGTGTGGCTACAAGCCGGGAATTGCCTTCATCTCTAGTAAACCAAGCGTAGGAATCAATCATAAAGAATATGGTGTCACCTCTCTTGGGGTCAATGTCTACATGCGAGAAGTGCTTCGCTACATGGAAATCGATCCCACCAATGATCCTTTCACCGTTAAAATCTCAGGAGGCCCTGACGGAGATGTTGCAGGGAACCAGATTCTCAACCTCTATAAGCATTTCCCAAGCACAGCCAAACTTCTTGCAATTACCGATGTTTCAGGAACCATCTTTGATCCAAAAGGACTCGACCTATCAATCCTTGCTGACTTGTTTAAAGAGGTCAAACCCCTTGCTGCATATCCTCCAAAAAAACTCAATGATGGGGGCTTCCTCCTTGATCTACAAACAAAAAAAGAACAAACCGCCTTTGCACAAAAGACCCTCTGCTGGAAAAAACAGCGCGGCAAGCTCGTTGAAAGTTGGCTTCCAGGAAGTGATATGAACCACCTCTTCCGCCACAACTTGCATCAAGTTGAAACTGATATTTTCATCCCCGCAGGAGGGCGACCCAGAACCCTTAACGAAACCAACTACCAAGACTTTCTTGTAAAAGGCAAACCTTCTTCAAAAGCCATCGTCGAAGGAGCCAACCTTTATCTCACTCCAAATGCACGTCGAGAACTCGAAAAATTGGGTGTCATTATTATCAAAGACAGCTCAGCAAACAAAGGAGGGGTCATCTGCTCCTCAATGGAGATCCTAGCAGGGCTTACAACAACAGAAGAAGAGTTCCTTCTAGAAAAAAATGAACTCATGCCACAAATATTGGGGATTATCGAAGAAAAAGCCCGCGACGAGGCAGAACTTCTTCTCAAGTCTCGAGATGAAACAGGAGAATTCCTTACCGATCTCTCTGATAAAATTTCAGAGAGAATTAACACTTACACCTATGAGCTCCTTGACTATCTAGAGAGTCTTCCGCTCGCCTCTCATCCTGATGATCCACTCGTCAAAGCGCTTCTGAATTTCTGCCCTGTCCTCCTTTCAGATAAATACCGTGAACGAGTCATTCAAGACATTCCAGAGATCCACAAAAAAGCAATCATTGCCTGCTTCTTCGCGTCCCGCCTTGTTTATAAAAAAGGACTCAGATGGTCTCCCTCAATCGTCGACGTACTCCCCTTAATCGCATCAGACCCAAAAATCACCTCTTCCTCCTTGCAAAATCATAACTTCCAAATCCTTGACTAGTTCTTATTTGTTAAGAATCTTATATTAAAAAACTTAAGTAATAAAGTAAGCACTCGATCTTGCTGAGTGCTAGTTTTTAGTTGCCAGCTGGACCCCCTTATGCTATATTGGCAGTAAGATAAGGAGATTGCTACTGCATGGCAGCAAAACGAAAGCAAAGAGCTGAAAGAGAGAGAGACGTCCTACTAGGTCTCGTCAAACTCTACCTTTTGACAGGGAAACCTGTGGGTTCGAATACCCTCAAGGAAAATGGCTTTGAAAATATCAGCTCCGCCACGATCCGAAACTACTTTGCCAGTCTCGAGAAAGAAGGTTACTTGATGCAGCAACACTCATCAGGCGGCCGCATTCCAACCACTTTGGCCTACAAGCTCTATGCAAACTTCCATATCAATAGCAGCCAAATCGACCCCAAGGAGTTGGCTCTTTTGCAGAAGGAGTTAAATCAAGATACATGGGAGATTGCCGGCTACCTGCAGAATGGAGCGGAACTTCTTAGCAATCTTACGCAAGGGGCCGTGTTTTTATCAGCGCCTCGCTTTGATCAAGACATCATTATCGACATCAAGCTAGTTGGAATTGATGCAAAACGCTGCCTCATTGTGGCCATCACCAACTTTGGGCTTGTTCATACCGAAATCCTTTACACTCCAAAAAAGCTCAGCAACTTCTCCCTAAAAAGAATTGAAAGTTACTTTCACTTCCGTCTTACAGGACTCGACCGACCCAAGATAAATCAGGAAGAAGAGGACCTCGCCTCCAATTTTTATAATGAAATTATGATGCGTCATATCGTTGGCTATTCGAATTTCAGCGCCATTGATATTTACAAAACGGGATTTTCTAAACTCATCCGTTTCCCTGAATTTCAAGATGCTACTGTTCTAGCAACAGGATTATCGATTTTTGAAAACACCTCTTTTATGCGCAAACTTTTGGGACGGTGCACAAGAGAGGGAGATCTAAAAGTATGGATCGGAGATGACATCCACCATCCTTCTGCATCCATTGCACAAAGCAGTATCATCGCCATCCCCTACTATATCCATGGGAAAGCGGTTGGAGCCATTGCTCTTCTTGGTCCTATCCGTATGCCTTACCCAAAATTATTTGGAATTCTCCGCACTTTTTCGCAAATTTTGAGCGAAGTGCTGACACGTAATCTTTATAAGTATAAAATCACCTACCGACAACCAAAATCTGAACAAGTTGAGATGCAAACTGCGCCTCCAAAATTGATCGAGCAGGATGACCCGCTGCAACTTGAAGATAAAACCTAGGAGCCCAAACGTTGGAAGATAAATCGCAAGAAGAGTCGCAAGAACCAGAGGACAGGATTGAAGCAACCGAAGAAGTCGTTGAAGAACTTGATGAAACGGAAGGATTGAAGCAACAGATTAAAGAAGAGCAGGAAAAATATCTCCGCTCTCTTGCAGATATGGAAAACTCGCGAAAGCGCATGCAAAAAGAGAAGCATGACTCCACCCGCTTTGCAGTAGAAAATGTCATTGGAGAATTTCTTTCCCCTCTAGATAATTTCGAGAATGCTTTAAGCTTTGTCCACCAAGCTTCCGAAGAAACGCAAACATGGGCAAAGGGATTTGAAATGATCCTTACCCAATTTAAAGATGTATTATCAGGTCATAAAGTGACCCCCTATACTTCTGAGGGAGCGCTATTCGACCCTCACCTCCATGAAGTATTGGAACTCGAAGAAACCGACAAACATAAGGATGGACTGATCCTCCAAGAGTTCGTTAAGGGGTATAAATGTGGCGATCGTATCCTCCGTCCAGCGCGGGTCAAAGTTGCCAAAGCGCCGAAGAAAGAGAATATTGAAGAAGAATCAGAAGAAAACAACAATCAGGGAGATAACTAATATGGCTAAGAAAAGGAAAGTCATCGGAATTGACCTCGGAACCACGAACTCCTGCGTCGCTGTGATGGAGGGGGGGTCAGCAAAGGTCATTGCAAACGCTGAAGGAACACGAACAACACCATCTATCGTTTCATACAAGGATGAGGAAAGACTTGTTGGAGTTCCAGCAAAAAGGCAAGCGGTCACCAATCCAGAAAAAACCCTTTACTCTACGAAGCGGTTTATTGGACGAAAGTTCACAGAGGTTGAATCTGAAATCAAAACCGTACCCTATAAAGTAGTCGCCAGCAGCAATGGTGATGCTATCTTTGAAGTCGATGGGGAAAATCTTACACCCGAAGAAGTGGGTGCTCAGGTTCTTAAAAAAATGAAGGAAACAGCCGAAGAATACCTTGGAGAAACCGTTGATGAAGCAGTCATTACCGTTCCTGCTTACTTTAACGATTCCCAACGTCAGTCAACAAAAGATGCGGGTAAAATTGCAGGACTCGATGTCAAGCGTATCATTCCTGAGCCAACCGCGGCAGCTCTTTCCTACGGTCTAGATAAAGAAGGTGGCGATAAAAAGATTGCTGTCTTTGACCTTGGTGGAGGAACCTTTGATATCTCAATTCTTGAAATTGGAGATGGTGTCTTCGAAGTCCTTGCAACCAATGGAGATACTCA
The window above is part of the Candidatus Neptunochlamydia sp. REUL1 genome. Proteins encoded here:
- a CDS encoding nucleotide exchange factor GrpE → MEDKSQEESQEPEDRIEATEEVVEELDETEGLKQQIKEEQEKYLRSLADMENSRKRMQKEKHDSTRFAVENVIGEFLSPLDNFENALSFVHQASEETQTWAKGFEMILTQFKDVLSGHKVTPYTSEGALFDPHLHEVLELEETDKHKDGLILQEFVKGYKCGDRILRPARVKVAKAPKKENIEEESEENNNQGDN
- a CDS encoding NAD-glutamate dehydrogenase domain-containing protein — translated: MKRPDKQDKLSKEKAVQFESKQFEEYYVWLQEHMPDGFFEELEPDQYMLIAHYLMGFPLLDYYCQITLKNEAFVLILDSPDVDMKVLKNFNLHGIKNYHTFISDKPPPFPGIKKRLLIARVFFTSYEDRKTKKVSDLLSKERRSEIYSSLNEIDASISEKEYEELVSSIDPLFLRSLSNDRLVLALHMFHRARTRDYCQYEVRYNEEWKKQKGETPSLQIVIAWRNTPKHRFLYRLAKTIFRHKLKIMRVTASYADPYSDNSILVMSLGLHGIKGKAAWDEADVDDFLKELVTLKYFPDGDEIEKVFVQPGLLRGNIGNLLRATASFVHQTLVHANLNLYTLSNVLEALCRHPELTVQICKAFEQKFHPEQTNQDEYRRSREKFMMLVNHLDTGNELYDTRRKNILKQAMHFVDYCLKHNFYRNNKSALCFRLDPKYLNYVPYNRREKFPELPYGIFFMQGMHFIGFHIRFKDLSRGGLRTVFPQRYEQMITERNNVFLECYNLALTQQKKNKDIPEGGSKGVVFLEPYDQLLTEVQIYRKELKAAGLEEGEIEETIKIYKTEQKVEYLYQTQRSFVHSFLTVVNCLEDGTLKAKHIVDYWKKPEYIYLGPDENMHNIMIDWIASTSKRCGYKPGIAFISSKPSVGINHKEYGVTSLGVNVYMREVLRYMEIDPTNDPFTVKISGGPDGDVAGNQILNLYKHFPSTAKLLAITDVSGTIFDPKGLDLSILADLFKEVKPLAAYPPKKLNDGGFLLDLQTKKEQTAFAQKTLCWKKQRGKLVESWLPGSDMNHLFRHNLHQVETDIFIPAGGRPRTLNETNYQDFLVKGKPSSKAIVEGANLYLTPNARRELEKLGVIIIKDSSANKGGVICSSMEILAGLTTTEEEFLLEKNELMPQILGIIEEKARDEAELLLKSRDETGEFLTDLSDKISERINTYTYELLDYLESLPLASHPDDPLVKALLNFCPVLLSDKYRERVIQDIPEIHKKAIIACFFASRLVYKKGLRWSPSIVDVLPLIASDPKITSSSLQNHNFQILD
- the hrcA gene encoding heat-inducible transcriptional repressor HrcA; its protein translation is MAAKRKQRAERERDVLLGLVKLYLLTGKPVGSNTLKENGFENISSATIRNYFASLEKEGYLMQQHSSGGRIPTTLAYKLYANFHINSSQIDPKELALLQKELNQDTWEIAGYLQNGAELLSNLTQGAVFLSAPRFDQDIIIDIKLVGIDAKRCLIVAITNFGLVHTEILYTPKKLSNFSLKRIESYFHFRLTGLDRPKINQEEEDLASNFYNEIMMRHIVGYSNFSAIDIYKTGFSKLIRFPEFQDATVLATGLSIFENTSFMRKLLGRCTREGDLKVWIGDDIHHPSASIAQSSIIAIPYYIHGKAVGAIALLGPIRMPYPKLFGILRTFSQILSEVLTRNLYKYKITYRQPKSEQVEMQTAPPKLIEQDDPLQLEDKT